From the Achromobacter xylosoxidans A8 genome, the window ACATGGTGCCGGCAAGCTGCGCGCGGCGCTCCTTCAGCCGCGGGAACAACGCGTATACCCGCTCCAGGCGTTCGCCGTAGACGCGCTCGTCCCGCACCGTATAGGCGCCCAGGCGCAGGTTCTGCTCCACCGGCTGGCGTGCGAATACGCGGGCGCCTTCGGGGATCATGGAGATCCCCTGAGTCACCAGCCTGTCCGGCGGCGTGCCGGTGATGTCCCGGCCTTCGAACACCACCCGCCCGCCCTTGGGCTTGACCGCCCCGACAATGGCCAGCAAGGTGCTGGACTTGCCCGCGCCATTGGCGCCCAGCAAGGCCGCAATCTCGCCCGGCCTGACTTCCAGCGACACACCGCGCACCGCCTGCACGCCGCCATAGGCCACGCTCAGCTCTTCCACTTTCAGCATCGCATCAGGCACGGTGCT encodes:
- a CDS encoding ABC transporter ATP-binding protein, yielding MLKVEELSVAYGGVQAVRGVSLEVRPGEIAALLGANGAGKSSTLLAIVGAVKPKGGRVVFEGRDITGTPPDRLVTQGISMIPEGARVFARQPVEQNLRLGAYTVRDERVYGERLERVYALFPRLKERRAQLAGTMSGGERQMLAIGRALMSGPRLLLIDEPSLGLSPLLVEQVFDALAALNRDDGLSVLLVEQNMAQALEVAARAYVMQSGRVALSGEAAELAASDEVRKAYLGM